Proteins encoded within one genomic window of Panicum virgatum strain AP13 chromosome 1N, P.virgatum_v5, whole genome shotgun sequence:
- the LOC120654442 gene encoding autophagy protein 5-like isoform X2, whose product MASAHEEAAAWSEEAARLVWGGAVPLQVHLHDADVTALPPPPPFLTLGPRIGYLPLLIPVIKAHFSNALPPGVDTVWFEYKGLPLKWYVPIGVLFDLLCADPERPWNLIVHFRGYPSEILSPCEGEDSVKWSYMNALKEATFIITGNSKSVMNMSQADQVALWESVMKGNLDGYKNISIRLKLGPFEEDGLVRTASMERQRQQSSDEPESPGIGKPCRVPVRLYVRGVQEDLEDIEDAMPARDWESVSYINRPFEIRKVEGRSYITMEHALQTLLPEFFSSDTQTAEELESAAGDSDIMNPSRSSQEAEPASASLREADITKKAKVKLVRVQGIELDMDIPFLWVANNLKNPEYYLHICVYVATRKQ is encoded by the exons atggcttCCGCGCacgaggaggccgcggcgtggtcggaggaggcggcgcggctggtCTGGGGCGGCGCCGTGCCGCTACAGGTCCACCTCCACGACGCCGACGTCACCGcgctcccaccgccgccgcccttcctg ACATTGGGGCCAAGAATCGGGTATTTGCCGCTTTTAATACCTGTCATCAAGGCTCATTTCAGCAATGCTCTCCCACCTGGTGTTGACACTGTTTGGTTTGAATATAAAGGGCTGCCATTAAAATG GTATGTACCAATTGGAGTTCTTTTCGACCTTCTATGCGCAGATCCAGAAAGGCCATGGAATCTAATA GTCCATTTTAGGGGATACCCATCAGAAATTTTGTCACCATGTGAGGGTGAAGATAGTGTGAAGTGGAGCTACATGAATGCACTGAAAGAG GCCACCTTCATCATTACTGGGAACAGTAAGAGTGTTATGAACATGTCCCAGGCTGATCAAGTTGCTCTGTGGGAATCTGTAATGAAAG GTAACTTGGATGGGTATAAGAATATCTCCATCAGGCTTAAGCTTGGACCATTTGAGGAGGATGGCTTAGTACGAACAGCCTCCATGGAGCGTCAACGTCAACAAAGTTCTGATGAGCCGGAATCCCCTGGAATTGGCAAACCAT GCAGGGTCCCTGTTCGATTATATGTGCGTGGTGTTCAAGAAGACCTTGAGGACATAGAAGATGCAATGCCTGCTCGTGACTGGGAAAGTGTGTCCTACATAAATCGACCATTCGAGATTCGGAAGGTTGAAG GCAGAAGCTACATTACCATGGAGCATGCTTTACAAACATTGCTTCCTGAGTTCTTCAGCTCAGACACCCAAACTGCAGAGGAACTGGAGTCAGCTGCTGGTGATTCAGATATCATGAACCCTTCAAGAAGTTCTCAGGAGGCGGAACCAGCTTCAGCAAGTCTGCGGGAGGCGGATATCACCAAGAAAGCTAAAGTGAAGCTAGTAAGGGTACAGGGCATCGAGCTGGACATGGACATCCCGTTCCTCTGGGTCGCTAACAACTTGAAGAACCCTGAATACTACCTCCATATTTGTGTATATGTCGCAACCAGAAAACAATAG
- the LOC120654438 gene encoding glutamate receptor 3.1-like isoform X1 — MKIVFLMLLLVSLFLFPNGVRKGLAARPSVVSVGSILRFNSTTGGVSAVAIHAALEDINSDPTVLNGTTLQVDMRDTNCDDGFLGMVEALQFMETDVIAIIGPQCSTIAHIISYVANELQVPLMSFASDATLSSIQFPFFVRTMPSDLYEMAAVAAVVDYYQWKIVTAIYIDDDYGRNGIAALDDELTARRCKISYKVGFPSNAKRSDLLNLLVTVSNMESRVIILHTGAEPGLKLLSLANGLNMMGNGYVWIGTDWLSSYLDANSSVPAETINGMQGVLTVRPHIPKSKMKSNLMSKWSSLSKKYNHSDLRLSAYGFYVYDSVWAVARALDAFFDDGGRISFKNDSRLRDETGGSLHLEAMSVFDMGKKLLDKIRQVNFTGASGQVQFNAQGELIHPAYDIISIIGNGVRTIGFWSNYTRLLSTVLPEDLYLKPPNTSVANQHLYDVIWPGETAQKPRGWVFPSNAKELIIGVPNRFSFKEFVTLDNATGKMTGYCIDVFTQALSLLPYPVTFRFQAFGTGTENPHYDQLVQKVADNEFDAAIGDIVITMNRTQTLDFTQPFIESGLVILAPVKKHITNSWAFLQPFTLGMWCVTGLSFLVVGAVIWVLEHRINDDFRGSPRQQLITIVWFSFSTLFFAHRENTMSTLGRGVLIIWLFVVLIIQSSYTASLTSILTVQQLDTSIRGLDDLKNSDYPIGFQVGSFAEEYMVKELNISRSRLKALGSPEEYAENLKLGPKKGGVMAIVDERPYVELFLSTNCKIAVAGSDFTSRGWGFAFPRDSPLQIDLSTAILTLSENGELQRIHDKWLRTGDCSADNTEFVDSNQLRLESFMGLFLICGAACALALLIYFGIMLRQYLRHEPPDSISAEPGSSKSKHSIKRFFSFVDNREPPKQNRSLHLSGSSMPTTPTSNVDIERPGRPIRNGGVVNIES, encoded by the exons ATGAAGATAGTGTTTCTCATGTTGTTGCTTGTCTCCCTGTTCCTCTTCCCTAATGGGGTCCGCAAGGGCTTAGCTGCAAGGCCTTCAGTTGTGAGTGTTGGTTCCATTCTTCGGTTTAACTCCACCACTGGAGGTGTTTCAGCGGTTGCCATCCATGCGGCCTTGGAGGATATAAACTCTGATCCGACAGTTCTAAATGGAACAACATTACAAGTTGACATGAGGGATACAAATTGCGACGATGGTTTCCTCGGAATGGTTGAAG CTTTGCAGTTCATGGAGACTGATGTTATTGCAATCATTGGGCCACAATGCTCTACTATTGCTCATATCATTTCGTATGTCGCAAATGAGCTCCAAGTACCTTTGATGTCCTTTGCATCTGATGCAACTCTATCATCGATCCAGTTCCCCTTCTTTGTACGGACTATGCCCAGTGATCTCTACGAAATGGCAGCTGTGGCAGCAGTTGTTGATTACTACCAATGGAAGATAGTGACTGCCATATATATTGATGATGATTATGGTCGAAACGGCATTGCTGCTTTGGATGATGAACTTACTGCTAGGCGCTGCAAAATTTCCTACAAGGTTGGGTTTCCCTCCAATGCTAAAAGAAGTGACCTTCTAAATTTGTTGGTTACCGTTAGTAATATGGAGTCTCGTGTTATTATCCTCCATACTGGTGCGGAACCCGGACTCAAGCTTCTCTCACTTGCAAACGGACTGAACATGATGGGCAATGGCTATGTATGGATTGGAACTGATTGGCTTTCTTCTTATCTTGATGCTAATTCATCAGTTCCTGCTGAAACTATAAATGGCATGCAAGGTGTTCTGACTGTACGTCCACACATCCCTAAGTCAAAGATGAAGAGTAATTTGATGTCCAAGTGGAGCAGCTTAAGCAAGAAATACAACCACAGTGATCTTCGCCTAAGTGCTTATGGTTTTTATGTTTATGATAGTGTGTGGGCAGTAGCTCGGGCCCTGGACGCCTTCTTTGATGATGGTGGAAGAATTTCCTTTAAAAATGACTCAAGGTTGCGTGATGAAACTGGGGGAAGTCTTCACCTTGAAGCCATGAGTGTTTTTGACATGGGAAAAAAATTACTGGATAAGATTAGACAGGTGAACTTCACTGGGGCGTCTGGCCAAGTGCAATTTAATGCTCAGGGTGAACTCATTCATCCTGCGTATGACATCATAAGTATAATTGGAAATGGCGTGCGGACCATTGGTTTTTGGTCAAACTATACAAGATTGCTGTCGACTGTCCTTCCAGAAGACCTATATTTGAAGCCTCCTAATACTTCTGTTGCCAATCAACATCTCTATGATGTCATTTGGCCTGGAGAGACTGCACAGAAGCCTCGAGGTTGGGTCTTTCCTTCCAATGCCAAAGAGTTGATAATTGGCGTTCCCAACAGATTTAGCTTTAAAGAGTTTGTCACCCTAGATAACGCTACTGGGAAAATGACGGGCTATTGCATCGATGTCTTTACTCAAGCATTGTCTTTGCTTCCTTACCCAGTTACATTCAGGTTTCAAGCTTTTGGCACTGGTACTGAAAATCCTCATTATGATCAACTCGTACAGAAGGTTGCGGACAAT GAGTTTGATGCAGCAATAGGGGACATTGTCATTACAATGAACAGAACTCAAACTCTTGATTTCACCCAGCCCTTTATTGAATCAGGCCTGGTTATTTTGGCTCCGGTCAAAAAGCATATAACGAATTCCTGGGCATTCTTGCAGCCATTTACATTGGGGATGTGGTGTGTTACAGGGTTGTCTTTTCTTGTTGTGGGTGCGGTTATTTGGGTTCTTGAGCATCGAATCAATGATGATTTCCGTGGCTCACCACGACAACAATTAATAACAATTGTTTG GTTCAGCTTTTCGACTCTATTTTTTGCACATA GAGAAAACACTATGAGCACCTTAGGACGTGGTGTTCTGATCATATGGCTATTTGTTGTTTTGATCATTCAATCCAGCTATACCGCAAGTCTTACTTCCATCCTAACGGTGCAACAACTCGATACTTCTATAAGAGGACTTGATGACCTGAAAAATAGTGATTACCCTATTGGTTTCCAAGTTGGTTCTTTTGCAGAAGAATACATGGTCAAGGAACTCAACATCTCACGGTCAAGGTTAAAAGCTCTCGGTTCTCCTGAAGAGTATGCTGAAAACCTCAAGCTAGGCCCTAAGAAAGGAGGTGTTATGGCCATTGTCGATGAGCGCCCATATGTTGAGCTGTTTTTGTCAACTAACTGCAAGATTGCTGTAGCTGGCTCAGATTTTACCAGTAGAGGATGGGGCTTT GCATTTCCAAGGGATTCCCCTCTGCAAATAGACCTGTCCACCGCAATCCTAACTTTGTCGGAGAATGGGGAACTGCAGCGGATCCACGACAAGTGGCTCAGGACAGGCGATTGCTCAGCTGACAATACCGAGTTTGTGGACTCGAACCAGCTCCGCCTTGAGAGCTTCATGGGCCTGTTCCTCATTTGTGGTGCAGCATGTGCCCTCGCACTGCTCATTTACTTCGGCATCATGCTACGCCAGTACCTGAGACATGAACCGCCTGATTCTATCTCCGCAGAGCCAGGGTCATCAAAATCAAAGCACAGCATCAAAAGATTCTTCTCATTCGTCGATAACAGGGAGCCACCAAAGCAAAATCGGTCTTTGCACCTTTCAGGGAGTTCGATGCCAACAACGCCAACTAGTAATGTTGACATAGAAAGGCCAGGGAGGCCAATCAGAAATGGAGGTGTCGTTAATATAGAGAGCTAG
- the LOC120654442 gene encoding autophagy protein 5-like isoform X1, whose translation MASAHEEAAAWSEEAARLVWGGAVPLQVHLHDADVTALPPPPPFLTLGPRIGYLPLLIPVIKAHFSNALPPGVDTVWFEYKGLPLKWYVPIGVLFDLLCADPERPWNLIVHFRGYPSEILSPCEGEDSVKWSYMNALKEATFIITGNSKSVMNMSQADQVALWESVMKGNLDGYKNISIRLKLGPFEEDGLVRTASMERQRQQSSDEPESPGIGKPCRVPVRLYVRGVQEDLEDIEDAMPARDWESVSYINRPFEIRKVEVHSLDVQAEATLPWSMLYKHCFLSSSAQTPKLQRNWSQLLVIQIS comes from the exons atggcttCCGCGCacgaggaggccgcggcgtggtcggaggaggcggcgcggctggtCTGGGGCGGCGCCGTGCCGCTACAGGTCCACCTCCACGACGCCGACGTCACCGcgctcccaccgccgccgcccttcctg ACATTGGGGCCAAGAATCGGGTATTTGCCGCTTTTAATACCTGTCATCAAGGCTCATTTCAGCAATGCTCTCCCACCTGGTGTTGACACTGTTTGGTTTGAATATAAAGGGCTGCCATTAAAATG GTATGTACCAATTGGAGTTCTTTTCGACCTTCTATGCGCAGATCCAGAAAGGCCATGGAATCTAATA GTCCATTTTAGGGGATACCCATCAGAAATTTTGTCACCATGTGAGGGTGAAGATAGTGTGAAGTGGAGCTACATGAATGCACTGAAAGAG GCCACCTTCATCATTACTGGGAACAGTAAGAGTGTTATGAACATGTCCCAGGCTGATCAAGTTGCTCTGTGGGAATCTGTAATGAAAG GTAACTTGGATGGGTATAAGAATATCTCCATCAGGCTTAAGCTTGGACCATTTGAGGAGGATGGCTTAGTACGAACAGCCTCCATGGAGCGTCAACGTCAACAAAGTTCTGATGAGCCGGAATCCCCTGGAATTGGCAAACCAT GCAGGGTCCCTGTTCGATTATATGTGCGTGGTGTTCAAGAAGACCTTGAGGACATAGAAGATGCAATGCCTGCTCGTGACTGGGAAAGTGTGTCCTACATAAATCGACCATTCGAGATTCGGAAGGTTGAAG TTCATTCACTCGATGTGCAGGCAGAAGCTACATTACCATGGAGCATGCTTTACAAACATTGCTTCCTGAGTTCTTCAGCTCAGACACCCAAACTGCAGAGGAACTGGAGTCAGCTGCTGGTGATTCAGATATCATGA
- the LOC120654441 gene encoding protein trichome birefringence-like 12, whose translation MRRKRAAAPLSATGSSPEASAMRRLRLRLPFLLLLPVTAAILILLSRRVTPPQPPLPCGAALSDATAGRWVPTPRPAPPPLYSASCPFHRNSYNCLRNGRPPLAALSWAPTRCGGAVVPRIDAAGFLAAARGRRVGLVGDSLSENLAVALLCALRSADPGARKWKRRGAWRGGYFPREDVTVAFHRAVLLAKYTWQPVENPEEVQKDGIKGIYRVDVDIPADEWINVTNFYDVLIINTGHWWGTYKFPKETPLVFYRGGEPIEPPLSIPDGLKVVIKSMASYIDREMPSKTLKLWRTQSPRHFHGGEWDRNGSCVTDRLLEEDELESWFDPRFGGVNKDARTVNLAIQEALAGSEFRLVNLTYMSEFRADAHPATWLGKKDAVAVYGQDCMHWCVPGVPDTWVDILAAQILHYFGKG comes from the exons ATGAGAaggaagagggcggcggcgcccctttCTGCCACGGGGTCGTCGCCGGAGGCGAGCGCAATgcggcgcctccgcctccgcctcccttttctcctcctcctccccgtgaCCGCCGccatcctcatcctcctctcccGGCGCGTGaccccgccgcagccgccgctcccctgcgGCGCCGCGCTCTccgacgccaccgccggccgctggGTGCCCACcccgcgccccgcgccgccgccgctctacTCCGCGTCCTGCCCGTTCCACCGCAACTCCTACAACTGCCTCCGCaacggccggccgccgctcgcggcGCTGTCCTGGGCGCCCacgcgctgcggcggcgccgtcgtcccGAGGATCGACGCCGCGGGCTTCCTCGCCGCGGCCAGGGGGCGCCGCGTGGGGCTCGTGGGGGACTCGCTATCCGAGAACCTCGCCGTCGCGCTGCTGTGCGCGCTCCGCTCCGCCGACCCCGGCGCGCGCAAgtggaagcggcggggcgcgtggcgcggcggctaCTTCCCCAGGGAGGACGTCACCGTCGCGTTCCACCGCGCCGTGCTACTCGCCAAGTACAC gtggcagCCCGTGGAGAATCCTGAAGAAGTTCAGAAGGATGGAATAAAAGGAATCTACAGAGTGGACGTCGACATTCCTGCTGATGAGTGGATAAATGTCACCAATTTCTATGACGTGCTAATTATCAACACTGGACACTG GTGGGGAACATACAAATTCCCCAAGGAGACACCCCTCGTTTTCTACAGAGGAGGAGAGCCGATCGAGCCTCCGCTCAGCATACCCGACGGCCTCAAGGTAGTGATCAAGAGCATGGCCTCTTACATCGACAGGGAGATGCCAAGCAAAACCCTGAAGCTGTGGCGCACGCAGTCGCCCAGGCACTTCCACGGAGGCGAGTGGGATCGCAACGGCAGCTGCGTCACCGACAGGCTCCTCGAAGAAGACGAG CTGGAGTCCTGGTTCGATCCGCGGTTCGGGGGAGTGAACAAGGACGCGAGGACGGTGAATCTGGCGATCCAGGAAGCCCTGGCCGGATCGGAGTTCCGGCTGGTGAACCTGACGTACATGAGCGAGTTCAGAGCCGACGCCCATCCGGCGACCTGGCTGGGGAAGAAGGACGCGGTGGCCGTGTACGGGCAGGACTGCATGCACTGGTGTGTGCCCGGCGTGCCGGACACCTGGGTCGACATCTTGGCCGCACAAATCTTGCATTACTTCGGGAAAGGCTGA
- the LOC120654438 gene encoding glutamate receptor 3.1-like isoform X2, with amino-acid sequence MVSSEWLKFMETDVIAIIGPQCSTIAHIISYVANELQVPLMSFASDATLSSIQFPFFVRTMPSDLYEMAAVAAVVDYYQWKIVTAIYIDDDYGRNGIAALDDELTARRCKISYKVGFPSNAKRSDLLNLLVTVSNMESRVIILHTGAEPGLKLLSLANGLNMMGNGYVWIGTDWLSSYLDANSSVPAETINGMQGVLTVRPHIPKSKMKSNLMSKWSSLSKKYNHSDLRLSAYGFYVYDSVWAVARALDAFFDDGGRISFKNDSRLRDETGGSLHLEAMSVFDMGKKLLDKIRQVNFTGASGQVQFNAQGELIHPAYDIISIIGNGVRTIGFWSNYTRLLSTVLPEDLYLKPPNTSVANQHLYDVIWPGETAQKPRGWVFPSNAKELIIGVPNRFSFKEFVTLDNATGKMTGYCIDVFTQALSLLPYPVTFRFQAFGTGTENPHYDQLVQKVADNEFDAAIGDIVITMNRTQTLDFTQPFIESGLVILAPVKKHITNSWAFLQPFTLGMWCVTGLSFLVVGAVIWVLEHRINDDFRGSPRQQLITIVWFSFSTLFFAHRENTMSTLGRGVLIIWLFVVLIIQSSYTASLTSILTVQQLDTSIRGLDDLKNSDYPIGFQVGSFAEEYMVKELNISRSRLKALGSPEEYAENLKLGPKKGGVMAIVDERPYVELFLSTNCKIAVAGSDFTSRGWGFAFPRDSPLQIDLSTAILTLSENGELQRIHDKWLRTGDCSADNTEFVDSNQLRLESFMGLFLICGAACALALLIYFGIMLRQYLRHEPPDSISAEPGSSKSKHSIKRFFSFVDNREPPKQNRSLHLSGSSMPTTPTSNVDIERPGRPIRNGGVVNIES; translated from the exons ATGGTTTCCTCGGAATGGTTGAAG TTCATGGAGACTGATGTTATTGCAATCATTGGGCCACAATGCTCTACTATTGCTCATATCATTTCGTATGTCGCAAATGAGCTCCAAGTACCTTTGATGTCCTTTGCATCTGATGCAACTCTATCATCGATCCAGTTCCCCTTCTTTGTACGGACTATGCCCAGTGATCTCTACGAAATGGCAGCTGTGGCAGCAGTTGTTGATTACTACCAATGGAAGATAGTGACTGCCATATATATTGATGATGATTATGGTCGAAACGGCATTGCTGCTTTGGATGATGAACTTACTGCTAGGCGCTGCAAAATTTCCTACAAGGTTGGGTTTCCCTCCAATGCTAAAAGAAGTGACCTTCTAAATTTGTTGGTTACCGTTAGTAATATGGAGTCTCGTGTTATTATCCTCCATACTGGTGCGGAACCCGGACTCAAGCTTCTCTCACTTGCAAACGGACTGAACATGATGGGCAATGGCTATGTATGGATTGGAACTGATTGGCTTTCTTCTTATCTTGATGCTAATTCATCAGTTCCTGCTGAAACTATAAATGGCATGCAAGGTGTTCTGACTGTACGTCCACACATCCCTAAGTCAAAGATGAAGAGTAATTTGATGTCCAAGTGGAGCAGCTTAAGCAAGAAATACAACCACAGTGATCTTCGCCTAAGTGCTTATGGTTTTTATGTTTATGATAGTGTGTGGGCAGTAGCTCGGGCCCTGGACGCCTTCTTTGATGATGGTGGAAGAATTTCCTTTAAAAATGACTCAAGGTTGCGTGATGAAACTGGGGGAAGTCTTCACCTTGAAGCCATGAGTGTTTTTGACATGGGAAAAAAATTACTGGATAAGATTAGACAGGTGAACTTCACTGGGGCGTCTGGCCAAGTGCAATTTAATGCTCAGGGTGAACTCATTCATCCTGCGTATGACATCATAAGTATAATTGGAAATGGCGTGCGGACCATTGGTTTTTGGTCAAACTATACAAGATTGCTGTCGACTGTCCTTCCAGAAGACCTATATTTGAAGCCTCCTAATACTTCTGTTGCCAATCAACATCTCTATGATGTCATTTGGCCTGGAGAGACTGCACAGAAGCCTCGAGGTTGGGTCTTTCCTTCCAATGCCAAAGAGTTGATAATTGGCGTTCCCAACAGATTTAGCTTTAAAGAGTTTGTCACCCTAGATAACGCTACTGGGAAAATGACGGGCTATTGCATCGATGTCTTTACTCAAGCATTGTCTTTGCTTCCTTACCCAGTTACATTCAGGTTTCAAGCTTTTGGCACTGGTACTGAAAATCCTCATTATGATCAACTCGTACAGAAGGTTGCGGACAAT GAGTTTGATGCAGCAATAGGGGACATTGTCATTACAATGAACAGAACTCAAACTCTTGATTTCACCCAGCCCTTTATTGAATCAGGCCTGGTTATTTTGGCTCCGGTCAAAAAGCATATAACGAATTCCTGGGCATTCTTGCAGCCATTTACATTGGGGATGTGGTGTGTTACAGGGTTGTCTTTTCTTGTTGTGGGTGCGGTTATTTGGGTTCTTGAGCATCGAATCAATGATGATTTCCGTGGCTCACCACGACAACAATTAATAACAATTGTTTG GTTCAGCTTTTCGACTCTATTTTTTGCACATA GAGAAAACACTATGAGCACCTTAGGACGTGGTGTTCTGATCATATGGCTATTTGTTGTTTTGATCATTCAATCCAGCTATACCGCAAGTCTTACTTCCATCCTAACGGTGCAACAACTCGATACTTCTATAAGAGGACTTGATGACCTGAAAAATAGTGATTACCCTATTGGTTTCCAAGTTGGTTCTTTTGCAGAAGAATACATGGTCAAGGAACTCAACATCTCACGGTCAAGGTTAAAAGCTCTCGGTTCTCCTGAAGAGTATGCTGAAAACCTCAAGCTAGGCCCTAAGAAAGGAGGTGTTATGGCCATTGTCGATGAGCGCCCATATGTTGAGCTGTTTTTGTCAACTAACTGCAAGATTGCTGTAGCTGGCTCAGATTTTACCAGTAGAGGATGGGGCTTT GCATTTCCAAGGGATTCCCCTCTGCAAATAGACCTGTCCACCGCAATCCTAACTTTGTCGGAGAATGGGGAACTGCAGCGGATCCACGACAAGTGGCTCAGGACAGGCGATTGCTCAGCTGACAATACCGAGTTTGTGGACTCGAACCAGCTCCGCCTTGAGAGCTTCATGGGCCTGTTCCTCATTTGTGGTGCAGCATGTGCCCTCGCACTGCTCATTTACTTCGGCATCATGCTACGCCAGTACCTGAGACATGAACCGCCTGATTCTATCTCCGCAGAGCCAGGGTCATCAAAATCAAAGCACAGCATCAAAAGATTCTTCTCATTCGTCGATAACAGGGAGCCACCAAAGCAAAATCGGTCTTTGCACCTTTCAGGGAGTTCGATGCCAACAACGCCAACTAGTAATGTTGACATAGAAAGGCCAGGGAGGCCAATCAGAAATGGAGGTGTCGTTAATATAGAGAGCTAG
- the LOC120654440 gene encoding peptidyl-prolyl cis-trans isomerase FKBP18, chloroplastic-like codes for MASSGLPSRTFHRHRLPSSAPSHPSREACVPCCLTGAVSRRRAALQLLSAGFLTAVSPPPPSLAARRGRIVVPPEDYVTAPDGLKYYDLVEGKGPTAEKGSTVQVHFDCIYRGITAVSSRESKLLAGNRSIAQPYEFIVGSLPGKERKRDFADNANGLYSAQAAPKPPAAMYTITEGMKVGGKRRVIVPPELGYGKKGMSEIPPDAPFELDIELLEAASPAEK; via the exons ATGGCTTCCTCTGGCCTGCCTTCTAGAACCTTCCACCGCCACCGGCTCCCCTCGTCTGCTCCTTCTCATCCTTCGAGGGAGGCTTGCGTCCCGTGCTGCCTCACCGGCGCCGTCTCCCGGCGGCGGGCTGCCTTGCAGCTCCTCTCCGCCGGTTTCTTGACCgccgtctcgccgccgccgccttcgctcGCCGCGAGGAGGGGACGCATTGTAGTGCCGCCGGAGGACTATGTCACTGCAC CTGATGGACTGAAGTACTATGATCTTGTTGAAGGGAAGGGTCCAACTGCTGAAAAAGGCTCAACTGTGCAG GTTCATTTCGACTGCATTTACCGTGGCATCACCGCAGTGTCAAGCCGTGAGTCCAAGCTCCTAGCAGGGAACCGAAGCATCGCGCAG CCTTATGAGTTCATTGTTGGGTCACTGCCTGGGAAAGAACGAAAGCGGGACTTTGCAGACAATGCCAATGGGCTATACTCAGCGCAAGCAGCACCAAAGCCTCCAGCAGCCATGTACACGATAACTGAGGGGATGAAAGTAGGGGGAAAG AGGAGAGTAATTGTCCCTCCAGAGCTCGGATATGGGAAAAAGGGGATGAGTGAGATACCG CCTGATGCTCCTTTTGAACTGGATATAGAGCTATTGGAAGCGGCCTCTCCTGCAGAAAAATGA
- the LOC120654439 gene encoding UTP--glucose-1-phosphate uridylyltransferase-like, with product MADEKLAKLKEAVAGLAQISENEKSGFLSLVARYLSGDEELIEWAKIHTPTDEVVVPYDTLESPPEDIEATKKLLDKLAVLKLNGGLGTTMGCTGPKSVIEVRNGFTFLDLIVIQIESLNKKYGSNVPLLLMNSFNTHEDTLKIVEKYANSSIEIHTFNQSQYPRVVADEFLPWPSKGKTDKDGWYPPGHGDIFPSLMNSGKLDLLLSQGKEYVFIANSDNLGAIVDMKILNHLIHKQNEYCMEVTPKTLADVKGGTLISYEGRVQLLEIAQVPDAHVNEFKSIEKFKIFNTNNLWVNLKAIKRLVEAEALKMEIIPNPKEVDGVKVLQLETAAGAAIRFFDHAIGINVPRSRFLPVKATSDLQLVQSDLYTLVDGFVTRNSARTNPSNPSIELGPEFKKVGCFLGRFKSIPSIVELESLKVSGDVWFGSGIVLKGKVTITAKSGVKLEIPDGAMIENKDINGPEDL from the exons ATGGCGGACGAGAAGCTTGCCAAGCTCAAGGAAGCCGTCGCCGGCCTCGCGCAGATCAG CGAGAATGAGAAGTCCGGCTTCCTCAGCCTCGTCGCCCGCTACCTCAG CGGCGACGAGGAGCTCATCGAGTGGGCCAAGATCCACACGCCCACCGACGAGGTGGTGGTGCCGTACGACACGCTGGAGTCCCCGCCTGAAG ACATTGAGGCGACCAAGAAGCTGCTCGACAAGCTGGCCGTGCTGAAGCTCAACGGCGGCCTGGGAACGACCATGGGATGCACCGGGCCCAA GTCGGTTATCGAAGTGCGCAACGGATTTACTTTCCTTGACCTGATTGTTATCCAGATCGAG TCACTCAACAAGAAGTACGGAAGCAATGTGCCACTGCTTCTGATGAACTCCTTCAACACCCATGAGGACACCTTGAAG ATTGTTGAAAAATATGCAAATTCAAGCATTGAGATCCACACATTCAACCAG AGCCAATACCCTCGTGTGGTAGCTGACGAGTTTTTGCCATGGCCTTCCAAGGGGAAGACCGACAAGGATGGCTG gtaCCCTCCTGGCCATGGTGATATCTTCCCATCACTAATGAACAGTGGAAAGCTAGATTTACTACTCTCACAG GGAAAAGAGTATGTGTTCATTGCAAACTCAGATAACTTGGGTGCTATTGTTGACATGA AGATATTGAACCATTTGATCCACAAGCAGAATGAATACTGCATGGAG GTCACTCCGAAAACTTTGGCTGATGTAAAAGGTGGCACATTGATCTCATACGAAGGCAGGGTTCAG CTTCTGGAGATTGCACAAGTTCCTGATGCGCAT GTGAATGAATTCAAATCAATTGAGAAATTCAAGATATTCAACACGAACAATCT ATGGGTGAATTTGAAGGCTATCAAACGCCTTGTTGAAGCTGAAGCGCTCAAGATGGAGATCATCCCGAATCCAAAG GAGGTGGATGGAGTGAAAGTTCTTCAGCTGGAAACAGCAGCTGGTGCAGCAATCAGG TTTTTTGACCACGCCATCGGTATCAACGTTCCAAGGTCCCGGTTCCTGCCGGTCAAGGCAACATCAGATTTGCAGCTAGTGCAG TCTGATCTATACACCTTGGTTGATGGCTTTGTCACACGCAATTCAGCGAGAACAAATCCATCAAATCCCTCAATTGAGCTGGGTCCTGAGTTCAAGAAG GTTGGGTGTTTCCTTGGTCGCTTCAAGTCAATTCCTAGCATTGTTGAGCTTGAGAGCTTAAAAGTTTCTGGTGATGTTTGGTTTGGCTCTGGCATTGTGCTGAAG GGGAAAGTGACCATCACCGCAAAATCTGGTGTCAAGCTAGAAATCCCAGATGGAGCAATGATTGAGAACAAG GATATCAATGGCCCTGAGGACCTTTAA